The genomic window GAACCTGGCTATCGCCCAATCCTGGTCGCCCACGCGGCCCGTCCGCCTCGTGGTGGGCTTCCCACCCGGCGGCTCCGGTGACTTCATCGCCCGCACCCTCAGCGAGCCGCTGCGCGAGGCGCTGGGCCAGGCCGTGGTGGTGGACAACCGGCCCGGCGCGGGTTCCAACATCGCCTCAGAAGCCGTGGCGCGGGCCGAGCCCGATGGCCACACCCTGCTTCTGGGCGGCAATTTCAGCCATGCGGTGAACCCGGCCCTCTATGCCCGCATCCCCTTTCATCCGGTGCGCGATTTCACCGCCATCACGCGGCTGACCGACCTGCCCACCATCCTGGCCGTGCGGCCGCAGCTTGGCATCACGACGCTGGCGCAATTGATCGAGCGGGTGCGGGCGGAGCCGGGACGGTGGAACTATGCCACACCGGGCAATGGCACGCCCTCGCACCTGGCGGGCGTCATGCTGGCGAAGGCCGCCAACATCAACCTGACACATGTGCCCTTCCGCGGCGGCGCACCCTCACTCCAGGCCGTGCTCTCGGGCGATGTGGAACTGCTGATCGGCACGCCGCCCGTGGCGCTGCCGCCGGTGCGGGGCGGCCAGCTGCGGGCGCTTTCGCTGACCACGCGCGAGGCCTCGCCCGTCATCGAGGGCATTCCCGGCACCGGCACGGAAGGGCTGCCCGGCTTGAACATCGGCGGGTGGTGGGGGCTCTGGGCGCCGGCCGGCCTGCCCGAACCCATCCGCCAGCGCGTCTTCGAGGCGGCGCGCCGCATCACCGCCGACCCGGGCGTGCGCGAGCGCCTGGCGCGGGAGGGGCTGCAGGGCCTGGCCTCGGAATCGCCCGCCGCCTTCGACGCCTTCATCGCCGAGGAAATCCCCTTCTGGGCGGAGGTGGTCCGCGCCGCCGGCGCGCGGGTGGATTGAGCGCCATGGCCATCACCCCCGGCATCCATCGCTGGCCCGCGCAGGAGAGGGTGCGCCACGGCGCGCCGCTCTCCGAGGCGCTTCCGCCCGAGATCACGGACGCGCGCCGCGTCGTGCTGGTCACCACCCGCTCGCTCGCGGACAGCCGCATTGTCGCCGAGGCCCGCCGCGCCATCGGCTCTGCCTTGGCCGGGACCTTTGCCCGCATGCGCGCCCACAGTCCCATCGAGGATGTGCTGGCGCTGACCGCCCTGCTGGTCGAGACCGACGCCGACCTGGTGGTGGCGGTGGGCGGTGGTTCGGTGGTGGATGGCAGCAAGGTGGCCTGCCAGGGCGTGTGGCGGGGCTTCCGTGCCGTGGCCGATGTGACGGGGGCGGCGGCCGGCCGCGCCGCGCATCCCGGCGCATGGGAGGGGGCGCCCCCGAGACCCCGCATCGTGGCCGTGCCCACCACCCTCTCGGCCGCGGAATTCGCGCCCCATGCGGGTGTGACCGACACGGTGGCCGGCCGGAAATACCGGCTGCTGGAGGCCTGGATGGTGCCACGCAGCGTCATCCTGGACCCCGAGGCGGTGATGGAGACGCCGGCGGAGCTCTTCCTCTCCTCCGGCATCCGGGCGGTGGACCATGGGGCGGAGCGCTGGTGCTCGGCCGCCCCCCAACCCTTCTCGGACGCCGTCTCCTGGCAGGCGTTGCGGATGTTGGCCGAGGGCCTGCTCGCCGTGGCGCGGGACCCGAACGACCGCGCGGCCCGCGCCCTGTGCCAGCAGGCGGCCTGGATGTCGGTGATGGGCGGCTGGGCCGGGGTGCCGGTGGGGGCGAGCCATGGCATCGGCTATATCCTGGGCGGCGCGCGCGGCGTGCCGCACGGCGTCACCTCCTGCCTGATGCTGCCCGCCGTGATGCAGTGGAACGAGGCGGTGAACGGCGTGCGCCAGGGGGAATTGGCGAGGTTGTTCGGCGGCGGGCCCTGCCATGCGGCGCTGCGCGGCTTCATCCGCGGGCTCGGCCTGCCCGTGACGCTGGGCGAGGTCGGCATCACGGAGGCGGACATCCCGGACCTGGCCGGGCGCTGGCTGGGCGACCCGCCCATCGCGACCAACCCCCGGCCGGTGGGCGGGCCCGAAGATGTCGCGGCGATCCTGCGCCTGGCCCTGTAGCCGGCGAGGGTTGCAAAAAAAGGCGGGAAGGTGCATGTCCCGCCTCGTATAGATCTCTGCCCACGATTCAGAAGAGCAGGCGGCGCCCCTCGATGGGCGTTGTCCTGCTTTTGCCGCATGGAGGCCCGCAGTGGCACACACCGCTCTCGAAAAGATCCGGAACATCGGGATCACGGCGCATATTGACGCCGGCAAGACGACCACGACCGAGCGCATCCTGTACTACACGGGAAAGAGCCACAAGATCGGTGAGGTCCATGACGGCAACACCACCACCGACTACATGGCGCAGGAGCGTGAGCGCGGCATCACCATCACCTCCGCGGCCGTGACCGCCGAGTGGAATGGCCACCGCATCAACATCATCGACACCCCCGGCCACATCGATTTCAACATCGAGGTGAACCGCTCGCTGCGCGTGCTCGAC from Roseococcus microcysteis includes these protein-coding regions:
- a CDS encoding iron-containing alcohol dehydrogenase encodes the protein MAITPGIHRWPAQERVRHGAPLSEALPPEITDARRVVLVTTRSLADSRIVAEARRAIGSALAGTFARMRAHSPIEDVLALTALLVETDADLVVAVGGGSVVDGSKVACQGVWRGFRAVADVTGAAAGRAAHPGAWEGAPPRPRIVAVPTTLSAAEFAPHAGVTDTVAGRKYRLLEAWMVPRSVILDPEAVMETPAELFLSSGIRAVDHGAERWCSAAPQPFSDAVSWQALRMLAEGLLAVARDPNDRAARALCQQAAWMSVMGGWAGVPVGASHGIGYILGGARGVPHGVTSCLMLPAVMQWNEAVNGVRQGELARLFGGGPCHAALRGFIRGLGLPVTLGEVGITEADIPDLAGRWLGDPPIATNPRPVGGPEDVAAILRLAL
- a CDS encoding Bug family tripartite tricarboxylate transporter substrate binding protein; protein product: MPISRRALGAAGAALLAAPNLAIAQSWSPTRPVRLVVGFPPGGSGDFIARTLSEPLREALGQAVVVDNRPGAGSNIASEAVARAEPDGHTLLLGGNFSHAVNPALYARIPFHPVRDFTAITRLTDLPTILAVRPQLGITTLAQLIERVRAEPGRWNYATPGNGTPSHLAGVMLAKAANINLTHVPFRGGAPSLQAVLSGDVELLIGTPPVALPPVRGGQLRALSLTTREASPVIEGIPGTGTEGLPGLNIGGWWGLWAPAGLPEPIRQRVFEAARRITADPGVRERLAREGLQGLASESPAAFDAFIAEEIPFWAEVVRAAGARVD